A part of Aspergillus flavus chromosome 1, complete sequence genomic DNA contains:
- a CDS encoding putative MYND domain protein, whose amino-acid sequence MKDLLQLRSETTARLYADPHNPHLHLERGLFHEQLGFADLASADAYRALSLLESVVDPDGCEFHARRKIDTQPQGDKEGEQENEDDEDNDDSCVATTQDEYDEIIGTVYALLVRSLVKCRCYRDAYEFCMRGLSLLGSMEKCDGKAVDTLKEQLSAIQKVYISRRPDSVKDNGAADVDINPSALNAQGFARRVLYPWNEHEPDRKAPETLKLLNDRLKDVAPKCEVRAVALPALHGTTDEGTSSEGEVSIQLGLFAKEDIAPGEIILRENSLLTATNRLHDDLCDACNAPLPDLASENPPVACTDCDDTIFCSQTCHDQAQETYHGALCGLMENLESIGKDIPDPKDKADYLYLLLLGRAIAMAATQDVHPLDLPEIKYIWGDFHDLEDSSADSVTSDDPTATLPFSFHLNILQPMRILEEMELDPYEVLPRYDTWVLNTLYAKFRGTASGRLSTWDGGPELCAVHPLWCLANHCCDPNVRWEWGGEITFRARTESERPVWKKTSTGEEKTPLRNEGIKADEEILNHYCDIGLSVKERREWARGALGGLCLCERCMWEAAE is encoded by the coding sequence ATGAAAGACCTCCTCCAATTACGCTCGGAAACAACCGCCCGTCTCTATGCGGACCCTCACAACCCACATCTTCACCTCGAACGGGGACTATTTCATGAGCAATTGGGATTTGCGGATTTAGCATCCGCGGACGCGTATCGTGCTCTTTCACTGCTGGAGTCCGTTGTTGACCCCGACGGATGCGAGTTCCATGCTCGACGGAAGATAGATACTCAACCTCAAGGTGACAAGGAGGGGGAGCAAGagaatgaagatgacgaagacaaCGACGATTCTTGTGTCGCTACTACACAAGACGAGTATGACGAGATTATTGGGACTGTATATGCATTGCTTGTTCGGAGCCTGGTGAAATGCCGGTGTTACAGAGATGCATATGAATTCTGCATGCGTGGCTTGTCGCTACTTGGAAGTATGGAAAAGTGTGATGGTAAAGCCGTGGACACGCTCAAGGAGCAGCTGAGCGCAATTCAGAAAGTATACATTTCCCGCCGACCAGATTCGGTAAAGGATAACGGAGCCGCGGATGTGGACATCAATCCCAGTGCTCTGAATGCACAGGGCTTCGCGCGGAGGGTCCTATATCCCTGGAACGAGCACGAGCCGGACAGAAAAGCCCCCGAGACGCTCAAACTACTCAACGACAGACTGAAGGATGTTGCGCCCAAATGCGAAGTGCGAGCTGTTGCCCTGCCCGCTCTCCACGGCACCACCGACGAAGGAACCTCATCAGAGGGTGAGGTATCCATCCAGCTAGGCCTCTTCGCCAAAGAAGACATCGCTCCCGGCGAGATCATCCTCCGCGAAAACTCCCTCCTCACAGCCACCAACAGACTCCACGACGACCTCTGCGACGCCTGCAACGCCCCGCTCCCCGACCTAGCCTCCGAGAACCCCCCGGTCGCCTGCACAGACTGCGACGACACAATCTTCTGCAGCCAAACATGCCACGACCAAGCACAGGAAACCTACCACGGCGCCCTCTGCGGCCTAATGGAGAACCTCGAATCCATCGGCAAAGACATCCCCGACCCTAAAGACAAAGCCGACTACCTGTACCTCCTGCTTCTGGGCCGGGCAATCGCCATGGCCGCAACACAGGACGTGCATCCTCTCGACCTCCCCGAGATCAAGTACATCTGGGGCGACTTCCACGACCTCGAAGACTCATCTGCTGACTCTGTTACCTCCGACGACCCCACCGCAACcctgcccttctccttccaccTCAATATCCTTCAGCCCATGCGCATCCTCGAGGAAATGGAACTGGATCCTTACGAGGTTCTGCCCCGCTATGATACCTGGGTGCTTAATACGCTCTATGCTAAATTCCGCGGCACCGCATCTGGTCGTCTTTCTACCTGGGATGGTGGTCCGGAGCTCTGCGCTGTGCATCCGCTCTGGTGTCTTGCGAATCACTGCTGTGATCCGAATGTGAGGTGGGAGTGGGGTGGTGAGATTACCTTCCGGGCTAGGACGGAGTCTGAACGCCCTGTTTGGAAGAAGACTAGTACcggggaagagaagacgCCGTTAAGGAATGAGGGGATCAAGGCTGACGAGGAGATCTTGAATCATTACTGTGATATTGGACTGAGTGTTAAGGAGAGAAGGGAATGGGCTAGAGGTGCATTGGGTGGGTTGTGTTTGTGTGAAAGGTGTATGTGGGAGGCTGCTGAGTAG
- a CDS encoding pre-mRNA-splicing factor cwc22, which yields MTDPVVLQSAVRVPTPPPGTSYSPNASGSRKRSPPSRSPSPNRRRSPPGDSVREDGDAPQIDPERAIERERQLAERVRQHEKQEAARKPMTEEEKQASAKAEYEKLLNMRSGGTYIPPARLRALQAQITDKTSKEYQRMAWEALKKSINGLINKVNVSNIKHIVPELFGENLVRGRGLFCRSIMKAQAASLPFTPIYAAMAAIVNTKLPQVGELLLNRLIVQFRKAFKRNDKAVCISSTTFIAHLCNQQVVHEMLAAQILLLLLHKPTDDSVEIAVGLTREVGQHLEEMSGPIALAVFDQFRNILHEADIDKRVQYMIEVLFQVRKDRYKDNPAIKDELDLVEEEDQITHRVGLDDEIETQDTLNIFKYDPQWEEHEEAYKKLKAEILGEGSDDEEDEDETDESSDEEAEEERQMDIKDQSNTDLVNLRRTIYLTIMSSIDFEECCHKLMKISLPPGLEPELPSMIIECCSQERTYSKFYGLIGERFSKINRLWCDLFEAAFAKYYDTIHRFETNKLRNIARFFGHMFSTDAIGWHVMSVIHLNEEETTSSSRIFIKILFQDLGEHLGLQKLQERMRDEILRPSFEGLFPTDNPRNTRFSINYFTSIGFGILTEDMREHLKNLPKPTVPALPARDATPESDAESVSSRSSCSTCTGPRHSRSRSRSYSYSRSPSPGRGRRRSVTSIENSPALCFLQSIPVTQKVVGLSYTPQTDPC from the exons ATGACAGATCCGGTCGTATTGCAGTCGGCGGTCCGAGTGCCCACACCTCCACCTGGCACATCCTATTCTCCAAATGCATCAGGCTCACGAAAACGCTCGCCCCCCTCTCGTTCACCTTCTCCCAACCGTCGCCGGTCGCCTCCAGGTGACTCTGTAAGAGAAGATGGCGACGCGCCACAGATTGATCCTGAACGTGCCATTGAGCGAGAACGACAACTTGCGGAGCGTGTCCGTCAACATGAGAAGCAGGAGGCCGCGCGGAAACCAATGacggaggaagaaaagcaggcTTCAGCCAAAGCAGAATATGAGAAACTTTTGAATATGCGGTCGGGAGGAACCTACATCCCCCCTGCTCGACTCCGTGCGCTACAAGCACAGATTACAGATAAGACAAGCAAAGAATACCAGCGTATGGCATGGGAAGCTTTAAAGAAATCGATCAATGGTCTTATCAACAAAGTCAACGTTTCAAACATCAAACATATTGTTCCAGAACTTTTCGGTGAGAACTTAGTACGTGGGCGCGGCCTATTTTGCAGGAGCATTATGAAGGCTCAAGCTGCCAGCTTGCCGTTCACACCAATTTACGCTGCAATGGCGGCTATCGTCAACACCAAGCTTCCTCAAGTTGGCGAACTGCTGCTTAATCGATTGATCGTCCAGTTCCGCAAGGCGTTTAAACGGAATGACAAGGCGGTCTGCATCTCGTCGACGACTTTCATCGCTCACTTGTGCAACCAACAGGTCGTACATGAGATGCTCGCAGCTcagattcttcttctcctgctccaCAAACCCACAGATGACAGTGTGGAGATTGCCGTCGGCCTCACAAGGGAAGTCGGTCAACATTTGGAGGAGATGAGTGGTCCTATTGCCCTGGCGGTGTTCGATCAGTTCAGAAACATTCTCCACGAAGCCGATATCGATAAGAGAGTCCAGTACATGATTGAAGTCTTGTTCCAAGTCCGTAAAGACCGTTACAAAGACAATCCGGCGATTAAGGATGAACTTGATCTagtagaggaagaagatcagatCACACACCGTGTTGGCCTTGACGATGAGATTGAAACTCAAGATACCCTCAACATTTTCAAATACGACCCGCAATGGGAGGAACACGAGGAAGCTTACAAGAAATTGAAGGCTGAGATCCTAGGTGAAGGTagcgatgacgaagaagatgaggacgagaCTGATGAGAGCTCTgatgaagaagctgaagaagaacggCAGATGGATATCAAAGATCAAAGCAACACAGACCTCGTCAACCTGCGGAGGACCATCTACTTGACGATCATGTCTAGTATCGATTTCGAAGAATGCTGTCACAAACTGATGAAGATTTCACTGCCACCCGGCCTGGAGCCTGAACTTCCGTCGATGATTATTGAATGTTGTTCTCAGGAAAGAACGTACTCAAAATTCTACGGTTTGATTGGTGAGCGGTTTTCTAAGATCAATCGTCTTTGGTGTGACCTTTTCGAGGCCGCTTTCGCCAAGTACTACGACACGATCCATCGATTCGAGACCAATAAGCTACGCAATATTGCCCGCTTTTTCGGCCATATGTTCAGCACCGACGCCATCGGCTGGCATGTTATGTCCGTGATTCACctcaatgaagaagaaaccacTTCAAGTAGTCGTATCTTCATTAAGAttctcttccaagacctAGGAGAGCACCTTGGTCTGCAGAAGCTGCAGGAGCGCATGAGAGATGAGATACTTCGCCCCAGCTTTGAGGGTCTTTTCCCGACAGATAACCCTCGCAACACCCGCTTTTCTATCAACTATTTCACAAGTATCGGCTTTGGTATTCTGACAGAGGACATGCGTGAACACCTTAAAAACCTCCCCAAGCCGACAGTCCCAGCTCTCCCTGCTCGCGACGCTACTCCTGAATCAGACGCTGAATCTGTCAGCTCTCGCTCATCATGCTCCACCTGCACTGGTCCCCGTCACTCACGCTCGCGCTCGCGCTCCTATTCATACTCTCGTTCGCCTTCGCCGGGCCGAGGCCGCCGGCGCTCG GTCACCAGTATCGAGAACTCGCCGGCGCTCTGTTTCTTACAGTCGATCCCGGTCACCCAGAAGGTCGTCGGTCTCTCGTACACCCCCCAGACGGACCCGTGCTAA
- a CDS encoding dolichol phosphate-mannose biosynthesis regulatory protein Dpm2 translates to MLGQLVGSAMLLAATAIFLYYTAWTLLMPFVDLDHPLHDLFPPRVWAIRIPVILTLLGSAVVGTFIGIVMINSNKKKAAKAKAAAAKKKT, encoded by the exons ATG CTGGGCCAACTTGTCGGATCCGCCATGCTCTTGGCCGCTACCGCAATCTTTCTCTACTACACGGCCTGGACTCTTCTCATG CCATTTGTCGACCTGGACCACCCCCTCCATGATCTTTTCCCTCCACGCGTATGGGCTATCCGCATCCCTGTCATCCTTACTCTCCTCGGTTCGGCTGTGGTTGGTACATTCATCGGAATCGTCATGATCAACagcaacaagaagaaggcggccaaggccaaggctgcggcagcgaagaagaagacttgA
- a CDS encoding putative HD superfamily hydrolase encodes MSLSPLPPNLIPEISAFVTKCMAAHDPSHNPQHVHRVVSLANQILARETARNTSSSSSSSSSSTIYNAEVVHLAALLHDIGDRKYLSQVAAISESIQGKQQGATATTTTNAEAVDPERLVYHVLLAHGVGEDVAEKVQMIVSHVSYTTERAKPEEVKRLIADGYPELGIVQDADRLDAIGAVGIGRCFTFLGAKGKNFCPEGMWVMDNAIEHFEEKLVRLEGMMKTETGREMAKVRTARLREFQEWWADEMKDAV; translated from the coding sequence aTGTCCCTATCACCCTTACCCCCCAACCTCATCCCCGAAATCTCCGCATTCGTGACAAAATGCATGGCCGCCCACGACCCCTCCCACAACCCCCAACACGTCCACCGCGTCGTATCCCTAGCAAACCAAATCCTAGCCCGCGAAACAGCCCGGaacacttcttcttcttcttcttcttcttcttcttccacaatcTACAATGCAGAGGTAGTGCACCTCGCCGCACTACTCCATGATATCGGGGACCGGAAATATCTATCGCAGGTTGCTGCCATCTCGGAGTCTATTCAGGGCAAGCAACAGGGTGCTACtgctactaccaccaccaacgcaGAGGCAGTGGATCCTGAGCGGTTGGTTTATCATGTGCTTTTGGCGCATGGGGTTGGGGAGGACGTGGCGGAGAAGGTGCAGATGATTGTTTCGCATGTGTCGTATACGACTGAGAGGGCGAAGCCGGAGGAAGTGAAGAGGTTGATTGCGGATGGGTATCCGGAGTTGGGGATTGTGCAGGATGCGGATCGGTTGGATGCGATTGGGGCGGTGGGGATTGGGAGGTGTTTTACCTTTCTCGGGGCGAAGGGGAAGAACTTTTGTCCTGAGGGGATGTGGGTGATGGATAATGCCATTGAGCATTTTGAGGAGAAATTGGTCAGGTTGGAGGGTATGATGAAGACGGAGACTGGCCGGGAGATGGCGAAAGTGCGTACGGCGAGGTTAAGGGAGTTTCAGGAGTGGTGGGCGGATGAAATGAAAGATGCTGTGTAG